The sequence below is a genomic window from Kitasatospora kifunensis.
CGAGCAGCGTGCGTTCCTCCAGCGAGCGGACCAGTGCGCGCATCTGCTCGCGGACGGCTGCGGCGAAGTCGCCCTCGACGGCGTGCCGCCCGGCTGCCGCACGGTGCTGCTCGGCGGTGCGCGGACCCTCGGCGCTGAACAGCGTGCCGGTGGTGGTGGCGGCCCGGCCGGGACGGCCCAGGCGCCACCACAGGGCGGCGCCGATCAGCACGGCGATCACCAGGAAGAGGATCAGCCCGGTGTTGCCGTTGCTCGCGGCGCTGCCGAGTTGCCCGAGCAGCTTGTCCAGCTGGTCCCAGAGCCAGTTGCTGAGCCGCTGGAGCAGGCTCGGGTCGTGCCGGTGGTATTCGGGCTTGAGCAGTTCCTCGCGTGCGGCCTCGCGGGCCGCGTCGCGC
It includes:
- a CDS encoding DUF4129 domain-containing protein, which produces MPTWGDWVQVADGAPVTVPRDAAREAAREELLKPEYHRHDPSLLQRLSNWLWDQLDKLLGQLGSAASNGNTGLILFLVIAVLIGAALWWRLGRPGRAATTTGTLFSAEGPRTAEQHRAAAGRHAVEGDFAAAVREQMRALVRSLEERTLLDPRPGRTADEAAAEAGRQLPAHAEALREAARLFDDIAFGERTADQRGYQQLADLDALLRRTRPAALTPAGAR